One window of the Borreliella garinii genome contains the following:
- a CDS encoding BB0158 famile outer surface lipoprotein, with product MFNDDLTSSFKLLYKKSEYSYMFASLTIKDRRTNNYEAYEIVLNPRLFIDTIKLIFAKYPNLSNEKLKLPTDE from the coding sequence ATTTTTAACGATGACCTAACAAGTTCTTTTAAACTTCTTTATAAAAAGAGTGAATATAGCTATATGTTTGCATCCCTTACTATAAAAGATAGACGAACCAATAACTATGAAGCCTATGAAATTGTATTAAATCCAAGGCTATTTATTGATACTATTAAGCTAATATTTGCTAAGTATCCAAATTTATCAAACGAGAAATTAAAACTCCCCACTGATGAATAA